Sequence from the Methanosarcinales archaeon genome:
AGTGGATGCTGCGCTTCGGTGGGCCAAACTTGAGAAGTACCGAAAGAAACGGTTTCATCAATTATCTGGCGGGATGCAAAGAAGGCTTGTTGTGGCAAGAGCAATGTTATCAAATCCCGAAATCATATTATTGGATGAGCCTACGACCGGACTTGATCCGCAATCAAGAAGGCAGGTATGGGAGTATATAAAGGATTTGAAAGAGAACGGTAAGACAGTTCTTCTGACAACGCACTATATGGAAGAAGCAGATATTCTTTGCGATAGAATCTCCATTATCGATCATGGCAGGATTATAGCCTGTGGAACGCCGGATGAACTTAAAAAGATACTGAATAACAATATTGTGATTGATATAAGTTTAAATGCCGAAGTTATTAGCGAACACGTCGAGAGGGATCTAAACAGTATATCTGGTGTTAATTATGTAAAAATAAGGAACCATGGAATAAGGATTGGAGTGGGCGACGATGCGGTTGTTGAGCAGGTGTTAATCAGCATAATTGCAAAAAATAAAATAAATGG
This genomic interval carries:
- a CDS encoding ATP-binding cassette domain-containing protein, whose amino-acid sequence is MQDRGASPDWKWSQGGMSFAMIEVKDLVKNYGEHTAVDGINFRVRKGEIFGFLGPNGAGKTTTLNILAGLSLPSSGVAVIAGQDVTKHPIGCKKRLGIATQDANFDHHLNIKDNLFYQGLLYGLSRKELKKRVDAALRWAKLEKYRKKRFHQLSGGMQRRLVVARAMLSNPEIILLDEPTTGLDPQSRRQVWEYIKDLKENGKTVLLTTHYMEEADILCDRISIIDHGRIIACGTPDELKKILNNNIVIDISLNAEVISEHVERDLNSISGVNYVKIRNHGIRIGVGDDAVVEQVLISIIAKNKINGINIIHPSLEDVFLHLTGREMR